The following are from one region of the Bradyrhizobium septentrionale genome:
- a CDS encoding M20 aminoacylase family protein, translating to MPTIERIDSFADELTAIRRDLHAHPEIGFEEVRTSGIVADKLTSWGIEVHRGLGGTGVVGVLKGKGSGTKKIGLRADMDALPMEENTNLKWRSTIPGRFHGCGHDGHTTMLLGSARYLAETRNFDGTVHFIFQPAEEGLGGARAMIKDGLFKQFPCDEVYGLHNAPDLNHGEIAILPGPAMAGADFFDIKIHGYGAHGAMPERSKDAVVIAMTLGQAIQSIVSRNVDPLQPAVVSITQIHSGSAYNVIPGEAWLCGTVRAFDDDTRALIRKRMRAICAGMAAAYDVEIEADIRDTFSVLVNQEEQSRVVEEVARTVVDPAKVLTRSTPKMGSEDFADMMQAIPGAYFWVGHDGSVPVHNPGYVLDDKILPIGASMFARIIEKRMPAGAHA from the coding sequence ATGCCGACCATTGAGCGCATCGACAGTTTTGCCGACGAACTCACTGCCATCAGACGGGATCTGCATGCGCATCCCGAGATCGGCTTCGAGGAGGTCCGCACCTCCGGCATCGTCGCCGACAAGCTGACGAGTTGGGGCATCGAAGTGCATCGCGGCCTCGGCGGCACCGGCGTGGTCGGCGTGCTCAAGGGCAAGGGCAGCGGCACCAAAAAGATCGGCCTGCGCGCCGACATGGACGCGCTGCCGATGGAGGAGAACACCAATCTGAAGTGGCGTTCGACCATTCCCGGCCGCTTCCACGGCTGCGGCCATGACGGCCACACCACGATGCTGCTCGGCTCGGCGCGCTATCTCGCCGAGACCCGCAATTTCGACGGCACCGTGCATTTCATCTTCCAGCCGGCCGAGGAAGGCCTCGGCGGCGCCCGCGCCATGATCAAGGACGGCCTGTTCAAGCAATTCCCCTGCGACGAGGTCTATGGCCTGCACAACGCGCCCGACCTGAACCATGGCGAGATCGCCATCCTGCCGGGCCCGGCGATGGCCGGTGCCGACTTCTTCGACATCAAGATCCACGGCTACGGCGCCCATGGCGCGATGCCGGAACGCTCCAAGGATGCGGTGGTGATCGCGATGACGCTTGGACAGGCGATCCAGTCGATCGTCAGTCGCAATGTCGATCCGCTGCAGCCGGCGGTGGTCTCGATCACCCAGATTCACTCCGGCTCCGCCTACAACGTCATTCCGGGCGAAGCCTGGTTGTGCGGCACCGTGCGCGCCTTCGACGACGACACCCGTGCCCTGATCCGCAAGCGCATGCGCGCGATCTGCGCCGGCATGGCCGCGGCCTATGACGTCGAGATCGAGGCCGATATCCGCGACACCTTCAGCGTGCTGGTGAACCAGGAAGAGCAGTCCCGCGTGGTCGAGGAAGTCGCGCGCACCGTCGTCGATCCGGCCAAGGTGCTCACCCGCTCGACGCCCAAGATGGGCAGCGAAGATTTCGCCGACATGATGCAGGCCATTCCCGGCGCGTATTTCTGGGTTGGCCATGACGGTTCGGTGCCCGTGCACAATCCCGGTTACGTTCTCGACGACAAGATCCTGCCGATCGGCGCCAGCATGTTTGCCCGCATCATCGAGAAACGCATGCCGGCAGGTGCCCATGCATAA
- a CDS encoding amidase: protein MHKPKADTITSLHDLTAVDLLAGYRAKQFSPSEVLEEIISQVATWEPHIKALYLYDPDGARKVAKTATERWQQGEPVGTLDGVPVTIKDNVATKGQPVPLGAASVKLAPAEKDAPPAARLREAGCVIFSKTTMPDYGMLSSGLSSFHPLTRNPWDVSKNPGGSSAGAGAAGAAGYGPLHLGTDIGGSVRLPASWCGLVALKPSLGRVPIDPPYVGRVAGPMTRTVDDAALMMSVLSRPDRRDGMSLPALEVNWKAIEKSPRKLRIGLMLDAGAGQKVEKEVREIVVKAAKAFESAGAVITEIDGILTPEMLEGLDNFWRARTWDELSKLPQADRGKTLPYILNWAEAGAKLSGVDVMRGFNMTMAIRAAAAKLFCEFDYVISPVSPVVNFPAEFAAPLNDPAKPFEHICFTVPWNMSENPALSINGGYDKKGFPIGVQIIGRRFDDIGVLGMGKAFEALRGPQEPWPTPPKK from the coding sequence ATGCATAAGCCGAAAGCGGACACCATCACATCGCTGCACGATCTCACGGCCGTCGACCTGCTCGCAGGCTACCGTGCCAAGCAGTTCTCGCCCTCCGAAGTGCTTGAGGAAATCATCTCCCAGGTCGCGACCTGGGAGCCGCACATCAAGGCGCTTTATCTGTACGACCCTGACGGAGCGCGGAAGGTCGCCAAGACCGCAACCGAGCGCTGGCAGCAAGGCGAGCCGGTCGGCACGCTCGATGGCGTGCCCGTCACCATCAAGGACAACGTTGCGACCAAGGGCCAGCCGGTGCCGCTGGGTGCCGCGAGCGTCAAGCTCGCGCCGGCGGAGAAGGATGCGCCGCCCGCGGCGCGGCTGCGCGAAGCCGGCTGCGTGATCTTCTCCAAGACCACGATGCCGGATTACGGCATGCTGTCGTCGGGACTGTCGTCGTTCCATCCCCTCACCCGCAATCCCTGGGATGTCAGCAAGAACCCCGGCGGCTCGAGCGCCGGCGCCGGCGCGGCCGGCGCCGCCGGCTATGGTCCCTTGCATCTCGGCACCGATATCGGCGGCTCGGTGCGGCTGCCGGCCTCCTGGTGCGGCCTCGTCGCCCTGAAGCCGAGCCTCGGCCGCGTGCCGATCGACCCACCCTATGTCGGCCGCGTCGCCGGTCCGATGACCCGCACCGTCGACGACGCCGCGCTGATGATGAGCGTGCTGTCGCGCCCCGACCGCCGCGACGGCATGAGCCTGCCGGCGCTTGAGGTGAACTGGAAGGCGATCGAGAAGTCGCCGCGCAAGCTGCGCATCGGGCTGATGCTCGACGCCGGGGCCGGCCAGAAGGTCGAGAAGGAGGTCCGCGAAATCGTCGTCAAGGCAGCGAAGGCGTTCGAATCCGCCGGCGCCGTCATCACCGAGATCGACGGCATCCTGACTCCGGAGATGCTCGAGGGGCTCGACAATTTCTGGCGGGCGCGGACCTGGGACGAGCTGTCGAAATTGCCGCAGGCCGACCGCGGCAAGACCCTGCCCTATATCCTCAACTGGGCCGAGGCCGGCGCAAAGCTCTCCGGTGTCGATGTGATGCGCGGCTTCAACATGACCATGGCGATCCGCGCGGCCGCCGCAAAACTGTTCTGCGAGTTCGACTATGTGATCTCACCGGTGTCGCCGGTGGTGAACTTCCCGGCGGAGTTCGCAGCCCCACTCAACGACCCCGCAAAGCCGTTCGAGCACATCTGCTTTACCGTGCCGTGGAATATGTCGGAGAACCCGGCGCTGTCGATCAACGGCGGCTACGACAAGAAGGGCTTTCCGATCGGCGTCCAGATCATCGGCCGCCGCTTCGACGACATCGGCGTGCTCGGCATGGGCAAGGCTTTCGAAGCCCTGCGCGGCCCGCAGGAGCCGTGGCCGACGCCGCCGAAGAAGTAG
- a CDS encoding esterase/lipase family protein: protein MSERRPAASPSDGVVLLHGISRTARSFRRMELALDDAGFATLNLDYDSRRKPLDALAEDIHPALDRFAHSLDGAVHFVCHSMGGLLARVYLAQHRPARLGRVVMLGTPNGGSEIADRLKNLAAYRAFFGPAGQQLVTRRDAATSALLPAIDYPTGVIAGNRSIYPITSIGLPRPHDGRVSVANTRLDGMADHIVIRTSHPWLVRNRDAIAQTIAFLHDGQFAKTR from the coding sequence GTGAGCGAGCGGCGTCCCGCGGCGTCTCCATCTGACGGCGTCGTCCTGCTGCACGGTATCAGCAGGACGGCGCGCTCGTTTCGCAGGATGGAGCTGGCGCTTGACGATGCCGGCTTTGCTACCCTCAATCTCGACTATGACAGCCGGCGCAAGCCGCTCGATGCGCTGGCGGAAGACATCCATCCGGCGCTCGACCGGTTCGCGCACAGCCTCGACGGCGCCGTGCATTTCGTCTGCCATTCGATGGGCGGGCTGCTGGCTCGCGTCTATCTGGCACAACATCGTCCGGCCCGGCTCGGCCGCGTCGTGATGCTGGGTACGCCGAATGGCGGCAGCGAGATCGCCGACCGCCTGAAAAACCTCGCCGCCTATCGCGCCTTCTTCGGTCCGGCCGGCCAGCAGCTCGTCACCCGCCGCGATGCCGCGACCAGCGCGTTGCTGCCGGCGATCGATTACCCGACCGGCGTCATCGCCGGCAATCGCTCGATCTATCCGATCACGTCCATCGGCCTGCCGCGGCCGCATGACGGACGGGTGTCGGTCGCCAACACCCGGCTCGACGGCATGGCCGATCACATCGTGATCCGCACCTCGCATCCCTGGCTGGTGCGCAACAGGGATGCGATCGCGCAGACCATCGCATTCTTGCACGACGGACAGTTCGCAAAGACGCGGTGA
- a CDS encoding methyl-accepting chemotaxis protein — translation MARAVQFFKESMIRSAELAAKDSEAVNQRAARAARVGELTNQFHDDIGVVIEAVISASSQLEATSALMNRSAGKTSDQAASVAEATQAASSNMQTVAAATEELSSSVGEIGRQVTQSAQIAQRAAADGRRTNETVQGLSAAAEKIGDVVKLISEIASQTNLLALNATIEAARAGDAGRGFAVVAAEVKTLAEQTAKATDEIRAQIGAIQATSGDVVTAIRGMTVTIDEINEIASSIASAVEQQGAATQEIARNVQHAAKGTGDISGNIGAVTGAAEESGAAASQVLGASEELSRQSARMRIHVEGFIDSIKAA, via the coding sequence ATGGCGCGGGCAGTTCAGTTCTTCAAGGAGAGCATGATCCGCTCGGCCGAGCTCGCCGCGAAGGATAGCGAAGCCGTCAACCAGCGTGCGGCCCGCGCCGCACGCGTCGGCGAGCTCACCAATCAATTTCATGACGACATCGGCGTGGTCATCGAGGCCGTGATATCGGCGTCATCACAGCTCGAGGCAACGTCTGCACTGATGAACAGGAGCGCGGGCAAGACCAGCGACCAGGCGGCAAGCGTGGCGGAAGCGACGCAGGCGGCGTCCAGCAACATGCAGACAGTTGCGGCCGCGACCGAGGAATTGTCGAGCTCGGTCGGCGAGATCGGGCGTCAGGTGACACAGTCGGCGCAAATCGCGCAGCGTGCGGCGGCCGACGGGCGGCGCACCAATGAGACGGTACAGGGGCTCTCCGCCGCCGCCGAGAAGATCGGCGACGTCGTCAAGCTGATCAGCGAAATCGCGAGCCAGACCAATTTGCTGGCGCTCAATGCCACGATCGAGGCGGCGCGGGCCGGCGATGCCGGCCGCGGCTTTGCCGTGGTTGCTGCCGAGGTGAAGACGCTTGCGGAACAGACCGCCAAGGCGACCGACGAGATCCGGGCCCAGATCGGCGCAATCCAGGCGACGTCCGGCGACGTCGTGACCGCGATCCGGGGCATGACCGTCACGATCGACGAGATCAACGAGATCGCCTCGTCGATCGCCAGCGCCGTCGAGCAGCAGGGCGCGGCGACCCAGGAGATCGCGCGCAACGTCCAGCACGCGGCCAAGGGGACCGGCGATATCTCGGGCAATATCGGCGCGGTCACCGGTGCGGCGGAGGAGTCCGGGGCAGCCGCCAGCCAGGTGCTCGGCGCTTCGGAAGAACTGTCGCGCCAGTCTGCGCGGATGCGCATCCACGTCGAGGGCTTCATCGACAGCATCAAGGCTGCCTGA
- a CDS encoding NADPH:quinone oxidoreductase family protein produces MPKAVVCRELGPPERLQLENFASVPLKPGEVRVAIRAAGINFPDILMAAGEYQLKPPLPFTPGSEAAGDVVEVNDAAGVAVGDKVIVKMRFGAYCDETVAVPSQLVPVPSTFDYAEGATFLAAHGTAYHALIDRGRIQPGEVLLVHGAGGGVGLAAVEIGKLLGATVIAAASSEEKLAIAKARGADHLVLYAREPFRDAVKRLTDGRGADVVFDPVGGEVFENSMRCINWGARILVVGFTGGIGLARTNLLMIKGASVLGVRAGEAVRKNPALGEVRFKALSEWAEAGRVRPNISHRLPLEDYAKAMRLLIERKAIGRVALITG; encoded by the coding sequence ATGCCGAAAGCCGTTGTTTGCCGCGAGCTCGGCCCGCCCGAGCGCCTGCAGCTGGAAAACTTCGCCTCGGTGCCGCTGAAGCCGGGCGAGGTGCGTGTTGCGATCCGCGCCGCCGGGATCAATTTCCCCGACATCCTGATGGCCGCCGGCGAGTACCAGCTCAAGCCGCCGCTGCCGTTCACGCCGGGCTCGGAAGCCGCCGGAGACGTCGTTGAGGTCAACGATGCCGCTGGTGTCGCCGTCGGCGACAAGGTGATCGTCAAGATGCGCTTCGGCGCCTATTGCGACGAGACGGTCGCCGTGCCGTCGCAGCTCGTGCCGGTGCCGTCGACCTTCGACTATGCGGAAGGCGCGACCTTCCTTGCCGCGCACGGCACGGCGTATCACGCGCTGATCGATCGCGGGCGGATCCAGCCCGGCGAGGTGCTGCTGGTGCACGGCGCCGGCGGCGGCGTCGGGCTTGCCGCGGTCGAGATCGGCAAGCTGCTCGGCGCCACCGTGATCGCGGCGGCCTCCAGCGAGGAGAAATTGGCAATCGCCAAAGCGCGCGGCGCAGATCATCTCGTGCTCTACGCGCGCGAGCCGTTCCGTGACGCGGTCAAGCGCCTCACCGACGGCCGTGGCGCCGACGTCGTGTTCGATCCGGTTGGCGGCGAGGTATTCGAGAACTCGATGCGCTGCATCAACTGGGGCGCGCGGATTCTCGTCGTCGGCTTTACCGGCGGCATCGGTCTCGCCCGCACCAATCTGTTGATGATCAAGGGCGCGAGTGTGCTCGGCGTTCGCGCCGGCGAGGCGGTGCGGAAGAACCCCGCGCTCGGCGAGGTCAGGTTCAAAGCGCTGAGCGAATGGGCCGAGGCGGGCCGGGTGCGGCCAAACATCTCGCACCGGTTGCCGCTGGAGGATTATGCGAAGGCGATGCGGCTCCTGATCGAGCGCAAGGCCATCGGGCGTGTGGCGCTGATCACTGGGTAG
- a CDS encoding 2-hydroxychromene-2-carboxylate isomerase — MIEFFFDCSSPWTYLAWHNIQSLAKEFGAEITWRPILVGGIFNTVNPSVYAQRETPVPLKARYMKKDLADWARSAGLAIKMPPTVFPVNSVKAMRGCILLGNEKMVPFARAVFEAYWGDDKDISQDAVLTEICTKVRIDPAKFLAGIGDQAIKDQLKANTEEVMARGGFGSPTIYLDKTDMYFGNDRLPLIREALARLKARAA, encoded by the coding sequence ATGATCGAATTCTTCTTCGACTGTTCCAGCCCGTGGACCTATCTGGCCTGGCACAACATCCAGTCGCTCGCGAAGGAGTTCGGCGCCGAAATTACGTGGCGGCCGATCCTGGTCGGCGGCATCTTCAACACCGTCAATCCATCGGTCTACGCGCAGCGCGAGACGCCGGTGCCGCTGAAGGCGCGCTACATGAAGAAGGATCTCGCCGACTGGGCGCGCTCGGCCGGCCTTGCGATCAAGATGCCGCCGACCGTGTTCCCGGTGAACAGCGTGAAGGCGATGCGCGGCTGCATCCTTCTCGGCAACGAGAAGATGGTGCCGTTCGCCCGCGCCGTGTTCGAGGCCTATTGGGGCGATGACAAGGACATCTCGCAAGACGCGGTGCTGACCGAGATCTGCACCAAGGTCAGGATCGATCCCGCAAAATTCCTTGCCGGCATCGGCGATCAGGCGATCAAGGACCAGCTCAAGGCCAACACCGAGGAGGTGATGGCGCGCGGCGGCTTCGGCTCGCCCACGATCTATCTCGACAAGACCGACATGTATTTCGGCAACGACCGCCTGCCGTTGATCCGCGAGGCGCTGGCACGTCTCAAGGCGCGAGCTGCCTGA
- a CDS encoding glutathione binding-like protein: protein MIDLHYAPTPNGWKISIMLEELGLPYQVIPVNIRAGEQFRPEFLPISPNNRIPAIVDHAPADGGGPFPVFETGAILIYLADKTGRFLSRELRARSNVIQWVMWQVGGLGPMLGQHGHFALYAAEKIPYAIERYRDETARLYGVLDRQLGKTGAYIAGDDYSIADIACFPWTMTHKAQGFTLDDYPNIKRWYAAVRARPQVQAGLAIGKFVKEPFDEESRKNMFGQKAREVLGKQ from the coding sequence ATGATCGACCTGCACTACGCGCCGACGCCGAACGGCTGGAAGATCTCGATCATGCTGGAGGAACTGGGGCTGCCCTATCAGGTGATCCCGGTCAACATCCGCGCCGGCGAGCAGTTTCGACCCGAATTCCTGCCGATCAGCCCGAACAACCGCATCCCTGCGATCGTCGACCATGCGCCTGCCGACGGCGGCGGGCCGTTCCCGGTGTTCGAGACCGGTGCGATCCTGATCTATCTCGCCGACAAGACCGGCCGTTTCCTGTCCCGGGAGCTGCGTGCGCGGTCGAACGTCATCCAATGGGTGATGTGGCAGGTGGGCGGCCTTGGGCCGATGCTCGGCCAGCACGGCCATTTCGCGCTCTATGCGGCCGAGAAGATTCCCTATGCGATCGAGCGCTACCGCGACGAGACGGCGCGGCTCTACGGCGTGCTCGACCGCCAGCTCGGCAAGACCGGCGCCTATATCGCCGGCGACGACTATTCGATTGCCGACATCGCCTGCTTCCCCTGGACCATGACCCACAAGGCGCAGGGCTTTACTCTCGACGATTACCCGAACATCAAGCGCTGGTACGCGGCCGTGCGCGCCCGCCCGCAGGTGCAGGCCGGGCTGGCGATCGGAAAATTCGTCAAGGAGCCGTTTGACGAGGAATCACGCAAGAATATGTTCGGGCAAAAGGCCAGGGAAGTGTTGGGGAAACAGTAG
- a CDS encoding methionine synthase — MLFPTTIAGSLPKPEWLAEPNMLWAPWKSDGAELARAKRDATVLAVKLQEDAGVDIVTEGEQARQHFVHGFLERIEGIDFAHKVEMGIRKDRYKAMVPQVVAPLQLKGRVHESEARAARAHTKNRLKFTLPGPMTIIDTIADQYYGDRVKMAFAFAELLNQEARALQADGVDMIQFDEPAFNVYMDEVRDWGIKALERAAEGLTCATAVHICYGYGIKANTDWKQTLGGEWRQYEETFPVIDKSTIQQVAIECRNSKVPIELLAALPGKIVQAGVIDVASDEVETAEDVVKVIEAVAKFVPKGNIIATTNCGMAPMRRDIAEAKLIALGAGAKLARQRLA, encoded by the coding sequence ATGCTGTTTCCAACCACGATCGCAGGCTCCCTGCCGAAGCCGGAATGGCTCGCCGAACCGAACATGTTGTGGGCGCCCTGGAAGTCGGACGGCGCCGAGCTCGCCCGCGCCAAGCGCGATGCCACGGTGCTTGCGGTCAAGCTGCAGGAGGATGCCGGCGTCGACATCGTCACCGAGGGCGAGCAGGCGCGCCAGCACTTCGTGCACGGTTTTCTGGAGCGGATCGAGGGCATCGATTTTGCCCACAAGGTCGAGATGGGCATCCGCAAGGACCGCTACAAGGCGATGGTGCCGCAGGTGGTCGCACCGCTGCAACTCAAGGGCCGTGTCCACGAAAGCGAGGCGCGCGCGGCACGCGCCCACACCAAAAACAGGCTGAAGTTCACCCTGCCCGGCCCGATGACGATCATCGATACCATCGCCGACCAATACTATGGCGACCGCGTGAAGATGGCCTTCGCCTTCGCCGAGCTGTTGAACCAGGAAGCCAGGGCGTTGCAGGCCGACGGCGTTGACATGATCCAGTTCGATGAGCCCGCGTTCAATGTCTACATGGATGAGGTCCGCGACTGGGGCATCAAGGCGCTGGAGCGCGCCGCCGAGGGCCTGACCTGCGCCACGGCGGTTCACATCTGCTACGGCTACGGCATCAAGGCCAACACCGACTGGAAGCAGACGCTCGGCGGCGAGTGGCGGCAATATGAAGAGACTTTCCCGGTGATCGACAAGAGCACGATCCAGCAGGTCGCGATCGAATGTCGCAACTCGAAGGTGCCGATCGAGCTGCTCGCGGCGTTGCCCGGCAAGATCGTGCAGGCCGGCGTGATCGACGTCGCCAGCGACGAGGTCGAGACCGCCGAAGATGTCGTCAAGGTGATCGAGGCGGTCGCGAAATTCGTGCCGAAGGGCAACATCATCGCGACCACCAATTGCGGCATGGCGCCGATGCGGCGGGACATCGCCGAAGCCAAGCTGATTGCGCTCGGTGCGGGTGCAAAGCTGGCACGGCAGCGGCTGGCGTGA
- a CDS encoding integrase core domain-containing protein, with product MEERIRMLMEYESGNWSVSELCRRHGICRDTFYAWRQRKQSGDPEWFRDRSHAPQQCRQTTDAAIAEKVIAARQRFPYLGPRKLLALLDRQAPEIDWPAASTIGSILKRAGLISPVKRRRRPLDQRRPCTPVQEPNDEWSVDFKGWFRTRDQCRIDPLTVADSHSRFLIELQIVAPTTEGVRPRFERAFREHGLPRAIRCDNGSPFGSRGAGGLTTLSVWWLKLGITPHFIRPASPQENGRHERMHRTLKAQTSSPPADNASEQQARFDAFREHYNKERPHEALGQRPPEDAYRASQRTMPDREQDPWYDADHQARRVRGNGEIKWKGKFVFIGQALVNELVGIAELDTGDHVVRFCDLDVGLIDRRGLFTRFAPPREGLREPGEQTA from the coding sequence ATGGAAGAGCGTATCCGGATGCTTATGGAGTACGAGAGCGGGAACTGGAGCGTGTCGGAGTTGTGCCGCCGTCACGGTATCTGCCGCGACACGTTTTACGCATGGCGCCAGCGGAAGCAGAGCGGCGATCCGGAGTGGTTCAGGGACCGTTCGCACGCGCCGCAGCAATGCCGACAAACGACCGATGCGGCGATTGCAGAGAAGGTGATCGCGGCTCGGCAGCGCTTTCCCTATCTGGGACCGCGCAAGCTGCTCGCCCTGCTTGACCGCCAGGCGCCGGAGATCGATTGGCCGGCGGCGTCGACGATTGGGAGCATTCTCAAGCGCGCGGGGCTGATCTCGCCGGTGAAGCGCCGCCGCCGTCCGCTCGACCAGCGGCGTCCCTGCACGCCGGTGCAGGAGCCGAACGACGAGTGGAGCGTGGACTTCAAGGGTTGGTTCCGCACCCGCGACCAGTGCCGGATTGATCCGTTGACGGTGGCTGACAGCCACAGTCGCTTCCTGATCGAACTGCAGATCGTCGCACCGACGACCGAGGGCGTCCGCCCCCGCTTCGAGAGGGCTTTCCGCGAGCATGGCCTGCCGCGGGCAATCCGCTGCGACAATGGTTCGCCGTTCGGCTCGCGCGGCGCCGGCGGTCTCACCACATTGTCGGTCTGGTGGCTGAAGCTCGGCATTACGCCGCACTTCATCCGTCCGGCCTCGCCGCAGGAGAACGGTCGCCATGAGCGCATGCATCGCACCTTGAAGGCGCAAACATCGAGCCCACCGGCAGATAATGCGTCCGAGCAACAGGCCCGCTTTGACGCCTTCCGAGAGCATTACAATAAGGAACGTCCTCACGAAGCGCTGGGCCAACGGCCGCCGGAGGACGCCTATCGAGCATCTCAACGCACCATGCCGGATCGCGAGCAAGACCCCTGGTATGACGCCGATCACCAGGCCCGCCGTGTTCGCGGCAATGGGGAGATTAAATGGAAAGGCAAGTTCGTCTTTATCGGTCAGGCGCTGGTGAACGAACTTGTCGGCATCGCCGAACTCGATACCGGTGACCACGTCGTCCGCTTCTGCGACCTCGACGTCGGTCTCATCGACCGCCGCGGCCTGTTCACCCGGTTCGCTCCGCCTCGTGAGGGGCTGCGCGAACCGGGCGAACAGACCGCTTAA
- the gpt gene encoding xanthine phosphoribosyltransferase: MVERNSEPSAQERAGRPFPVSWDQFHRDCRALTWRLNEVGPFHAVIAITRGGLVPAAIVARELGLRVIDTVCVASYDHDKQGDLKVLKGISEQTAKLGGGTGKGLLIVDDLVDTGKTGKLVRELLPDAHFATVYAKPKGRPLVDTYITEVSQDTWIFFPWDTALSFQPPIRDGAA, translated from the coding sequence ATGGTCGAGCGAAATTCTGAACCGAGCGCGCAGGAGCGGGCCGGCAGGCCGTTCCCGGTCTCGTGGGATCAATTCCATCGGGATTGCCGGGCGCTGACCTGGCGGCTCAACGAGGTCGGCCCGTTCCACGCGGTGATCGCGATCACCCGCGGCGGGCTGGTGCCGGCGGCGATCGTGGCGCGCGAGCTCGGCTTGCGGGTGATCGATACTGTCTGCGTCGCAAGCTACGATCATGACAAGCAGGGCGACCTGAAAGTGCTCAAGGGCATTTCGGAGCAGACCGCCAAGCTCGGAGGCGGCACCGGCAAGGGGCTGCTGATCGTCGACGACCTCGTCGATACCGGCAAGACCGGCAAGCTGGTGCGCGAGCTGTTGCCCGACGCACATTTCGCAACCGTCTACGCTAAGCCGAAGGGCCGGCCGCTGGTCGACACCTACATCACCGAAGTGTCGCAGGACACCTGGATCTTCTTTCCCTGGGATACCGCACTGTCGTTCCAGCCGCCGATCCGCGACGGGGCGGCCTAG
- a CDS encoding competence/damage-inducible protein A: MSEIVTAGILVIGDEILSGRTKDKNIGFIAEYLTNIGIDLKEVRVVADDEADIIAALDALRHRYNYVFTTGGIGPTHDDITADSVAKAFGVEIHHHPDVVARFRERWSEQDLNEARLRMARVPDGAELIQSATILAPGFKLGNVIVMAGIPTIMQAMMDIVAPTLKSGQRMLSDSVRADAREGDIGGPLRTIAEAHPDTIIGSYPFQDENQKPNTNLVVRSRDSEKLAAAMAAVKEMLKQVQAAQKKPAG; this comes from the coding sequence ATGAGCGAGATCGTCACGGCGGGGATATTGGTGATCGGCGACGAGATCCTGTCCGGCCGGACCAAGGACAAGAACATCGGCTTCATCGCCGAATACCTGACCAATATCGGCATCGACCTGAAGGAGGTCCGCGTCGTCGCCGACGACGAGGCCGATATCATCGCAGCCCTTGATGCGCTGCGGCATAGATACAACTACGTGTTCACCACCGGCGGCATCGGGCCGACCCATGACGACATCACCGCCGACAGCGTCGCGAAGGCGTTCGGGGTCGAGATCCACCATCATCCCGACGTGGTGGCGCGGTTCAGGGAGCGCTGGAGTGAGCAGGACCTCAACGAGGCGCGGCTCCGGATGGCCCGGGTGCCCGACGGCGCCGAGCTGATCCAGAGCGCGACCATCCTGGCGCCGGGCTTCAAGCTCGGCAATGTCATCGTGATGGCCGGTATCCCCACCATCATGCAGGCGATGATGGACATCGTGGCGCCGACCTTGAAATCCGGCCAGCGGATGCTGTCGGATTCGGTCCGCGCCGACGCGCGGGAAGGCGATATCGGCGGCCCGCTGCGGACGATCGCGGAGGCCCATCCCGACACCATCATCGGCAGCTATCCTTTCCAGGATGAGAACCAGAAACCGAACACCAATCTGGTGGTGCGCTCGCGCGATTCGGAGAAGCTTGCCGCGGCGATGGCCGCGGTGAAGGAGATGCTGAAGCAGGTGCAGGCCGCGCAGAAAAAGCCGGCGGGTTGA